A genomic window from Lotus japonicus ecotype B-129 chromosome 1, LjGifu_v1.2 includes:
- the LOC130748027 gene encoding uncharacterized protein LOC130748027, with amino-acid sequence MAAQGSNSTPVLAAPQRADLGWKFCKPYDAHDTSCCICNFCGKMTKGGITRMKEHLMAKPGNVAPCPKCPKEVRDELWGILNEKKKKDSEAYERVRLDLLDDDCLRGDSDEERAMDEGLEIATRENKNKKVLKGQIDMYLKKPESAIAKKKNEKLRQESIRASCDKESTARVHQYIARFWYQAGLSFNMVKLQSFRDMLAAVGSFGHHLKPPSYHDIRVPLLAKEVDYTENLLKGQKEQWKRFGCSIMSDAWTDRKQRSIINFMVNCSAGTMFLKSVDASDYVKNGEKLFELLDSIIDEVGEENVVQVITDNGSNYVSAGKMLEQKRPNLYWTPCAAHCIDLILEDIGKIPLIKKTIQRAISLVGFIYGHTSTLSLLRYYTKKRELVRHAVTRFATSYLTLKRLRKEKGKLREMFVSHTWTNNKLSNEPKGKQATKTVLMNSFWNSVCFILKVMGPLVRVLRLADSEKKPAMGYIYEAMDKAKEAIKASLRDDKSKYQKIWEIIDNRWNSQLHRPLHAAGHFLNPEYYYNDSELDYDFEVQKGVYDCVERLSPTDELRKKILTELPIYKSGGGMFGSKFAIEQRGTIAPAQWWRMYGQSTPNLTKLAIKILSLTCSASGCERNWSVFEQIHTKKRNKLEHKRLEDLVFVKYNQALVRRYNIRDELDPISLDDIDESNEWLVGTMEEDGDDAGNDRVFPEDDLTWDVVYKASGIGEPGTNTRRGTRKRKEVTTAADEEEEISDNDLEDSEIEADGYVSLSDDVDDENSGEEEEDNE; translated from the exons ATGGCCGCACAAGGTTCCAATTCAACCCCAGTTCTTGCAGCACCTCAAAGGGCTGATCTTGGCTGGAAATTTTGTAAGCCATATGATGCGCATGATACCAGTTGCTGTATTTGCAATTTCTGTGGTAAAATGACAAAGGGTGGAATTACAAGAATGAAGGAGCACTTGATGGCGAAGCCAGGGAATGTCGCACCTTGTCCTAAGTGTCCGAAAGAGGTTCGAGATGAATTGTGGGGAATcttgaatgaaaagaaaaagaaagacagCGAAGCATATGAAAGGGTTCGCCTTGATCTTCTTGATGATGACTGCCTCCGTGGTGATAGTGATGAGGAACGTGCTATGGATGAAGGGCTGGAGATTGCAActagagaaaataaaaataaaaaggttcTGAAGGGCCAGATTGATATGTACCTCAAAAAACCAGAAAGTGCCATtgcaaagaagaagaatgagaagctaAGGCAGGAAAGCATCAGAGCCTCATGTGATAAGGAGTCTACAGCAAGAGTTCATCAGTATATTGCCCGCTTTTGGTATCAAGCAGGCTTGTCTTTCAACATGGTTAAGTTGCAAAGCTTTCGTGACATGCTTGCGGCTGTTGGAAGCTTCGGACATCATTTAAAACCGCCTTCATATCATGACATAAGGGTTCCACTTCTTGCAAAGGAGGTAGACTACACTGAGAATTTGTTGAAGGGCCAGAAGGAGCAATGGAAAAGATTTGGTTGCTCTATTATGTCCGATGCATGGACTGATAGAAAACAAAGATCAATTATTAACTTCATGGTGAATTGTTCAGCTGGAACAATGTTTCTAAAATCAGTTGATGCCTCTGATTATGTGAAAAATGGTGAGAAATTATTTGAGCTGCTTGACTCCATAATTGATGAGGTTGGGGAAGAGAATGTTGTTCAGGTTATAACTGACAATGGCAGCAACTATGTGAGTGCGGGAAAGATGCTAGAACAAAAAAGACCCAACTTATATTGGACACCATGTGCAGCTCACTGCATAGATTTAATTTTGGAAGACATTGGGAAGATTCCTCTCATAAAGAAAACAATTCAAAGAGCCATATCTCTTGTTGGTTTCATCTACGGTCACACTAGTACATTGAGCTTGTTGAGGTACTATACCAAGAAAAGAGAATTGGTAAGGCATGCTGTTACAAGATTTGCAACATCCTATCTTACATTGAAAAGATTGCGGAAGGAGAAGGGGAAATTGAGGGAGATGTTTGTGTCACACACTTGGACAAATAACAAGCTGTCCAACGAGCCAAAAGGCAAGCAAGCCACAAAAACCGTTTTGATGAACTCTTTCTGGAACAGTGTGTGTTTTATATTAAAG GTCATGGGTCCATTGGTACGTGTACTACGCTTAGCAGACAGCGAGAAGAAACCCGCTATGGGTTATATCTATGAGGCTATGGATAAGGCCAAAGAAGCAATCAAAGCTTCCCTTCGTGATGACAAAAGCAAATATCAAAAAATCTGGGAAATCATAGACAATAGGTGGAATAGCCAACTACATCGACCATTGCATGCTGCTGGCCACTTCCTGAACCCAGAGTACTACTACAATGATTCAGAATTGGACTATGATTTTGAGGTGCAGAAAGGAGTCTATGATTGTGTAGAAAGGTTGTCACCTACTGATGAGCTAAGGAAGAAGATACTCACCGAGCTACCAATTTACAAATCTGGTGGTGGTATGTTTGGAAGCAAGTTTGCAATTGAACAAAGGGGAACAATTGCACCAG CTCAATGGTGGAGAATGTATGGACAATCAACACCAAATTTGACAAAGTTGGCAATAAAGATTTTAAGTTTGACTTGTAGTGCTTCAGGGTGTGAACGGAATTGGAGTGTGTTTGAGCAA ATTCatacaaagaaaagaaataagcTTGAGCATAAGAGACTTGAGGACTTGGTGTTTGTCAAGTATAATCAAGCACTAGTAAGAAGGTACAATATTAGAGATGAGTTGGACCCTATCTCCTTGGATGACATTGATGAGAGCAATGAATGGCTAGTGGGGACGATGGAAGAGGATGGAGATGATGCTGGAAATGATAGGGTATTTCCGGAGGACGACCTCACTTGGGATGTTGTTTACAAAGCTTCAGGAATTGGAGAGCCTGGTACTAACACTAGGCGAGGAACTAGAAAGAGAAAAGAGGTCACAACTGCTGCAG atgaagaagaagagatttcAGATAATGATTTGGAGGACTCTGAAATAGAAGCTGATGGATATGTTTCACTTTCTGATGATGTGGATGATGAAAATTCtggggaggaggaagaggataaCGAGTAG
- the LOC130719766 gene encoding F-box/FBD/LRR-repeat protein At4g26340-like translates to MDDRISTLTDDLLCRILSFLPTEQAVATSILSKRWKPIWISVPVLDFDNQTHLRKGKPSYSFERLIYATIQARDPQQSIKTFRLKYELLDLELSEERANADINVWIKTAINHGVENLEIYLDCNSVPFDYIVRLTCCGIFSCKTLVVLKLKEVSLAASGSVELPSLKCLWLLRVEFEEPQYLMELLYGCPELEDLKTIFLDYAHGGSFCKERFKILPKLVRADIRSSGMEIMDGNSTSILMKAISNVEFMNITEFRVNDSVPEFPHLRHLTLSLISTVKSSNLMLLMLKNCPKVQSFELFGSFKDDDVLHYPHFVPECLTSCLTKCYLKRFEGTENDLQFAKYIMQNSTYLQSMKILSLSPDPLEVLKELAMYPRKSASCELSFDR, encoded by the exons ATGGATGACAGAATTAGCACTTTGACAGATGATCTCCTCTGTCGCATCCTCTCGTTTCTTCCAACGGAACAAGCAGTTGCCACAAGCATTCTTTCAAAGAGGTGGAAGCCTATCTGGATCTCAGTCCCCGTTCTCGACTTCGACAATCAAACCCATCTGAGAAAAGGTAAACCCTCATATTCCTTTGAAAGGTTAATATACGCAACCATTCAAGCTAGAGATCCGCAACAATCCATTAAAACTTTTCGTCTCAAATATGAGCTTCTTGACCTTGAACTTTCGGAGGAACGAGCGAATGCTGATATCAATGTTTGGATAAAAACTGCTATAAACCATGGGGTTGAGAACCTTGAAATCTACCTTGATTGCAACTCTGTGCCTTTCGATTATATCGTTAGGTTAACCTGCTGCGGCATTTTCAGCTGCAAAACCCTTGTTGTTCTCAAGTTGAAAGAGGTATCTCTAGCTGCTTCTGGTTCTGTTGAGCTTCCCTCACTCAAATGCCTATGGTTGCTACGTGTTGAATTTGAAGAGCCTCAATATCTTATGGAGCTTCTTTATGGATGTCCAGAGCTTGAAGATTTGAAAACAATTTTTCTAGATTATGCTCATGGTGGATCTTTTTGTAAGGAACGGTTTAAGATCTTACCCAAATTGGTCAGGGCGGATATACGTTCTTCTGGTATGGAAATTATGGATGGTAACAGTACTAGTATTCTTATGAAAGCAATATCTAATGTGGAGTTTATGAACATCACAGAG TTTCGAGTTAATGATTCGGTTCCAGAATTTCCTCATTTAAGGCATTTGACCCTCTCGCTGATTTCTACTGTTAAAAGCTCAAATTTGATGCTTTTGATGCTCAAGAATTGCCCCAAGGTTCAAAGTTTTGAACTTTTTGGATCTTTTAAAGATGACGATGTTCTACATTACCCTCATTTTGTTCCTGAATGCCTTACTTCATGCTTAACTAAGTGCTATCTCAAACGTTTCGAAGGCACAGAAAATGACCTACAATTTGCAAAGTATATTATGCAGAACTCGACATATTTACAGTCCATGAAGATTCTTAGTCTTTCACCTGATCCACTTGAAGTGTTGAAGGAGTTAGCTATG